The Taeniopygia guttata chromosome 6, bTaeGut7.mat, whole genome shotgun sequence genome contains a region encoding:
- the AFAP1L2 gene encoding actin filament-associated protein 1-like 2 isoform X1: MEKYKALEQLLTELEDFLRILDKENLSSTAVVKKSFLSDLLKVYTKSSGGDEEYIYMNKVTVHKQQGDQEKQDKVLDQKNSLTNGDSGLHLSPPQKSLPDLPPPKILETKQPPVPKIESPEGYYEEAEPYDISVNGLFGRLAAAGPRPGLQVTEGVIYATITMEDGEAVSSSYESYDEEESSKGKSATHQWPSPEATIELMKDARICAFLWRKKWLGQWAKQLCVIKDTRLLCYKSSKDHNPQLDVNLLGCTVIHKEKQVRKKEHKLKIIPTNADVIVLGLQSKDQAEQWLRVIQETSGLLCEGGSEGNQYIPDSQRLTYPKVEVSERYSAASESGSSTDGHTETAEAKDVKKKGTTGLKLSNLMNLGRKKSSSLDSPERSLETSSYLNVLVNSQWKSRWCQIKDGHLHFYQDKNRSKLAQQPLSLAGCEIIPEPSPDHLYSFRILHNGEERLVLEAKSSEEMGHWLGLLLSESGSKTDPEEFTYDYVDADRVSCIVSAAKNSFFLMQRKYSEPNAYIDSLPKGRVQQDELYDDVDLPDLPVEEVPKSESKLEGDQDRVYLDLTPVKSLLHCAGKMSCQSSPLSSPSLERTASKAAPESTAETAPMAVEAEPCTKAAETSEQKQPEKPEPEEALPRVPAIKIQTQQQNTPEVPAGTVPVGSPQLVPAHRPKMPLPAVETKLGKNRTEAEVKRFTEEKERLEKEKDEIRAQLTQLRKERRELKEMLGGSTDKSLEQRLKEIDEECKRKESQRVDLELSLVEVKENLKKAESGPVTLGTAVDTTHLENTAPRVQAKSASPANSAENSPVNSATALKNRPLSVMVTGKGTVLQKAKEWEKKGAS; encoded by the exons CTCTTGAGCAGCTGCTCACGGAACTTGAAGATTTTCTGAGGATACTGGACAAGGAGAACttgagcagcactgctgtggtgAAGAAGAGCTTCCTCTCTGACCTTCTGAAAGTCTACACCAAGTCCAGTG GTGGTGATGAGGAGTATATTTATATGAACAAAGTGACAGTCCATAAACAGCAGGGTGACCAAGAGAAACAAGACAAAG TGCTGGATCAGAAGAACTCCCTGACTAATGGAGACTCAGGACTGCATTTGTCACCTCCTCAGAAGAGCCTGCCAGACCTCCCCCCTCCAAAG ATTctggaaacaaaacaaccaCCGGTCCCCAAGATTGAATCCCCAGAGGGATATTACGAAGAGGCTGAGCCCTATGACATCTCTGTAAATG GTCTTTTTGGTAGGCTTGCTGCGGCTGGACCCAGGCCAGGGTTGCAGGTTACTGAGGGCGTTATTTATGCCACAATTACTATGG AAGATGGTGAAGCTGTTAGCAGTTCCTACGAATCTTACGAtgaggaagagagcagcaaaGGCAAGTCAGCAACCCATCAGTGGCCATCCCCAGAGGCCACCATTGAGCTGATGAAGGATGCCCGCATCTGTGCCTTCCTGTGGAGAAAGAAGTGGCTGGGACAGTGGGCAAAACAGCTGTGTGTTATCAAGGACACCAGGCTGCTG TGCTACAAGAGCTCCAAAGACCACAACCCCCAGCTCGATGTGAATTTGCTGGGCTGCACAGTCATTCACAAGGAAAAGCAAGTGAGGAAGAAAGAGCACAAGCTGAAGATCATCCCCACGAACGCTGATGTCATcgtgctggggctgcagagcaaAGACCAGGCAGAGCAGTGGCTCAGG GTAATCCAAGAGACCAGTGGTCTGCTCTGTGAAGGAGGCAGTGAAGGCAACCAGTACATCCCAGACTCGCAGCGTCTCACTTACCCAAAG GTGGAAGTGTCTGAGAGATACTCTGCAGCCTCCGAGAGCGGGAGCAGCACCGATGGCCACACCGAGACAGCTGAGGCAAAAGATG TTAAGAAAAAGGGCACGACTGGCCTGAAACTCAGCAACCTGATGAACCTCGGGAGGAAGAAGTCCAGCTCCCTGGATAGCCCAGAGAGATCCCTGGAGACCTCAA GTTACCTGAATGTGCTGGTGAACAGCCAATGGAAGTCACGGTGGTGTCAGATAAAGGATGGGCACCTCCATTTCTACCAGGACAAGAACCGAAGCAaactggctcagcagcccctgagTCTGGCAGGTTGTGAGATcatcccagagcccagccctgatCATCTTTACTCCTTCCGCATCCTGCACAACGGGGAAGAACGGCTTGTTCTGGAG GCAAAGTCCTCAGAGGAAATGGGCCACTGGCTGGGCCTCCTCTTGTCGGAGTCAGGCTCGAAAACAGACCCAGAGGAATTTACCTATGATTACGTGGATGCTGACAGGGTTTCCTGCATTGTGAGCGCTGCGAAGAATTCCTTCTT CCTAATGCAGAGGAAATACTCTGAGCCCAATGCCTACATCGACAGCCTGCCCAAGGGCAGGGTGCAGCAGGACGAGCTGTACGACGACGTGGATCTGCCAGACCTGCCTGTG GAAGAAGTACCCAAGAGTGAGAGCAAACTGGAGGGGGATCAAGACAGAGTGTATCTGGATCTCACCCCAGTGAAGTCCTTActacactgtgctggcaagatGTCATGCCAGTCTTCCCCCCTCAGCTCACCATCTCTAGAAAGGACTGCCAGCAAGGCTGCCCCAGAGAGCACAGCTGAGACAGCCCCCATGGCTGTGGAAGCTGAGCCCTGTACTAAGGCAGCAGAGACCTCAGAGCAG AAACAGCCAGAGAAGCCAGAGCCCGAGGAGGCTCTGCCACGTGTCCCTGCTATCAAAATCCAGACCCAGCAGCAGAACACTCCCGAGGTGCCAGCGGGCACAGTTCCAGTGGGCAGTCCCCAGCTGGTGCCTGCACACCGGCCCAAGATGCCACTGCCAG cagtggaaaccaAGCTGGGCAAGAACAGGACAGAGGCAGAGGTGAAACGGTTCACAGAGGAGAAGGAACggctggagaaggagaaggatgAAATCCGAGCTCAGCTCACCCAGCTGCGCAAGGAGAGACGGGAGCTGAAGGAAATGCTTGGTGGCAGCACAG AcaagagcctggagcagaggctgaagGAGATAGATGAAGAAtgcaaaaggaaggaaagccaGAGGGTGGACCTGGAGCTGAGCCTGGTGGAAGTGAAGGAGAACCTGAAGAAGGCAGAGTCTGGCCCGGTGACACTGGGCACAGCAGTGGACACCACACACCTGGAGAACACAGCCCCACGG GTTCAGGCAAAGAGTGCCAGTCCAGCAAACAGCGCAGAGAACTCACCGGTCAATTCAGCAACGGCTTTAAAGAACCGGCCTTTGTCTGTTATGGTCACGGGGAAGGGAACAGTCCTACAGAAAGCTAAG gaatgggagaaaaagggaGCTAGTTAG
- the AFAP1L2 gene encoding actin filament-associated protein 1-like 2 isoform X3 has product MEKYKALEQLLTELEDFLRILDKENLSSTAVVKKSFLSDLLKVYTKSSGGDEEYIYMNKVTVHKQQGDQEKQDKVLDQKNSLTNGDSGLHLSPPQKSLPDLPPPKILETKQPPVPKIESPEGYYEEAEPYDISVNEDGEAVSSSYESYDEEESSKGKSATHQWPSPEATIELMKDARICAFLWRKKWLGQWAKQLCVIKDTRLLCYKSSKDHNPQLDVNLLGCTVIHKEKQVRKKEHKLKIIPTNADVIVLGLQSKDQAEQWLRVIQETSGLLCEGGSEGNQYIPDSQRLTYPKVEVSERYSAASESGSSTDGHTETAEAKDVKKKGTTGLKLSNLMNLGRKKSSSLDSPERSLETSSYLNVLVNSQWKSRWCQIKDGHLHFYQDKNRSKLAQQPLSLAGCEIIPEPSPDHLYSFRILHNGEERLVLEAKSSEEMGHWLGLLLSESGSKTDPEEFTYDYVDADRVSCIVSAAKNSFFLMQRKYSEPNAYIDSLPKGRVQQDELYDDVDLPDLPVEEVPKSESKLEGDQDRVYLDLTPVKSLLHCAGKMSCQSSPLSSPSLERTASKAAPESTAETAPMAVEAEPCTKAAETSEQKQPEKPEPEEALPRVPAIKIQTQQQNTPEVPAGTVPVGSPQLVPAHRPKMPLPAVETKLGKNRTEAEVKRFTEEKERLEKEKDEIRAQLTQLRKERRELKEMLGGSTDKSLEQRLKEIDEECKRKESQRVDLELSLVEVKENLKKAESGPVTLGTAVDTTHLENTAPRVQAKSASPANSAENSPVNSATALKNRPLSVMVTGKGTVLQKAKEWEKKGAS; this is encoded by the exons CTCTTGAGCAGCTGCTCACGGAACTTGAAGATTTTCTGAGGATACTGGACAAGGAGAACttgagcagcactgctgtggtgAAGAAGAGCTTCCTCTCTGACCTTCTGAAAGTCTACACCAAGTCCAGTG GTGGTGATGAGGAGTATATTTATATGAACAAAGTGACAGTCCATAAACAGCAGGGTGACCAAGAGAAACAAGACAAAG TGCTGGATCAGAAGAACTCCCTGACTAATGGAGACTCAGGACTGCATTTGTCACCTCCTCAGAAGAGCCTGCCAGACCTCCCCCCTCCAAAG ATTctggaaacaaaacaaccaCCGGTCCCCAAGATTGAATCCCCAGAGGGATATTACGAAGAGGCTGAGCCCTATGACATCTCTGTAAATG AAGATGGTGAAGCTGTTAGCAGTTCCTACGAATCTTACGAtgaggaagagagcagcaaaGGCAAGTCAGCAACCCATCAGTGGCCATCCCCAGAGGCCACCATTGAGCTGATGAAGGATGCCCGCATCTGTGCCTTCCTGTGGAGAAAGAAGTGGCTGGGACAGTGGGCAAAACAGCTGTGTGTTATCAAGGACACCAGGCTGCTG TGCTACAAGAGCTCCAAAGACCACAACCCCCAGCTCGATGTGAATTTGCTGGGCTGCACAGTCATTCACAAGGAAAAGCAAGTGAGGAAGAAAGAGCACAAGCTGAAGATCATCCCCACGAACGCTGATGTCATcgtgctggggctgcagagcaaAGACCAGGCAGAGCAGTGGCTCAGG GTAATCCAAGAGACCAGTGGTCTGCTCTGTGAAGGAGGCAGTGAAGGCAACCAGTACATCCCAGACTCGCAGCGTCTCACTTACCCAAAG GTGGAAGTGTCTGAGAGATACTCTGCAGCCTCCGAGAGCGGGAGCAGCACCGATGGCCACACCGAGACAGCTGAGGCAAAAGATG TTAAGAAAAAGGGCACGACTGGCCTGAAACTCAGCAACCTGATGAACCTCGGGAGGAAGAAGTCCAGCTCCCTGGATAGCCCAGAGAGATCCCTGGAGACCTCAA GTTACCTGAATGTGCTGGTGAACAGCCAATGGAAGTCACGGTGGTGTCAGATAAAGGATGGGCACCTCCATTTCTACCAGGACAAGAACCGAAGCAaactggctcagcagcccctgagTCTGGCAGGTTGTGAGATcatcccagagcccagccctgatCATCTTTACTCCTTCCGCATCCTGCACAACGGGGAAGAACGGCTTGTTCTGGAG GCAAAGTCCTCAGAGGAAATGGGCCACTGGCTGGGCCTCCTCTTGTCGGAGTCAGGCTCGAAAACAGACCCAGAGGAATTTACCTATGATTACGTGGATGCTGACAGGGTTTCCTGCATTGTGAGCGCTGCGAAGAATTCCTTCTT CCTAATGCAGAGGAAATACTCTGAGCCCAATGCCTACATCGACAGCCTGCCCAAGGGCAGGGTGCAGCAGGACGAGCTGTACGACGACGTGGATCTGCCAGACCTGCCTGTG GAAGAAGTACCCAAGAGTGAGAGCAAACTGGAGGGGGATCAAGACAGAGTGTATCTGGATCTCACCCCAGTGAAGTCCTTActacactgtgctggcaagatGTCATGCCAGTCTTCCCCCCTCAGCTCACCATCTCTAGAAAGGACTGCCAGCAAGGCTGCCCCAGAGAGCACAGCTGAGACAGCCCCCATGGCTGTGGAAGCTGAGCCCTGTACTAAGGCAGCAGAGACCTCAGAGCAG AAACAGCCAGAGAAGCCAGAGCCCGAGGAGGCTCTGCCACGTGTCCCTGCTATCAAAATCCAGACCCAGCAGCAGAACACTCCCGAGGTGCCAGCGGGCACAGTTCCAGTGGGCAGTCCCCAGCTGGTGCCTGCACACCGGCCCAAGATGCCACTGCCAG cagtggaaaccaAGCTGGGCAAGAACAGGACAGAGGCAGAGGTGAAACGGTTCACAGAGGAGAAGGAACggctggagaaggagaaggatgAAATCCGAGCTCAGCTCACCCAGCTGCGCAAGGAGAGACGGGAGCTGAAGGAAATGCTTGGTGGCAGCACAG AcaagagcctggagcagaggctgaagGAGATAGATGAAGAAtgcaaaaggaaggaaagccaGAGGGTGGACCTGGAGCTGAGCCTGGTGGAAGTGAAGGAGAACCTGAAGAAGGCAGAGTCTGGCCCGGTGACACTGGGCACAGCAGTGGACACCACACACCTGGAGAACACAGCCCCACGG GTTCAGGCAAAGAGTGCCAGTCCAGCAAACAGCGCAGAGAACTCACCGGTCAATTCAGCAACGGCTTTAAAGAACCGGCCTTTGTCTGTTATGGTCACGGGGAAGGGAACAGTCCTACAGAAAGCTAAG gaatgggagaaaaagggaGCTAGTTAG
- the AFAP1L2 gene encoding actin filament-associated protein 1-like 2 isoform X4 — translation MEKYKALEQLLTELEDFLRILDKENLSSTAVVKKSFLSDLLKVYTKSSGGDEEYIYMNKVTVHKQQGDQEKQDKVLDQKNSLTNGDSGLHLSPPQKSLPDLPPPKILETKQPPVPKIESPEGYYEEAEPYDISVNDGEAVSSSYESYDEEESSKGKSATHQWPSPEATIELMKDARICAFLWRKKWLGQWAKQLCVIKDTRLLCYKSSKDHNPQLDVNLLGCTVIHKEKQVRKKEHKLKIIPTNADVIVLGLQSKDQAEQWLRVIQETSGLLCEGGSEGNQYIPDSQRLTYPKVEVSERYSAASESGSSTDGHTETAEAKDVKKKGTTGLKLSNLMNLGRKKSSSLDSPERSLETSSYLNVLVNSQWKSRWCQIKDGHLHFYQDKNRSKLAQQPLSLAGCEIIPEPSPDHLYSFRILHNGEERLVLEAKSSEEMGHWLGLLLSESGSKTDPEEFTYDYVDADRVSCIVSAAKNSFFLMQRKYSEPNAYIDSLPKGRVQQDELYDDVDLPDLPVEEVPKSESKLEGDQDRVYLDLTPVKSLLHCAGKMSCQSSPLSSPSLERTASKAAPESTAETAPMAVEAEPCTKAAETSEQKQPEKPEPEEALPRVPAIKIQTQQQNTPEVPAGTVPVGSPQLVPAHRPKMPLPAVETKLGKNRTEAEVKRFTEEKERLEKEKDEIRAQLTQLRKERRELKEMLGGSTDKSLEQRLKEIDEECKRKESQRVDLELSLVEVKENLKKAESGPVTLGTAVDTTHLENTAPRVQAKSASPANSAENSPVNSATALKNRPLSVMVTGKGTVLQKAKEWEKKGAS, via the exons CTCTTGAGCAGCTGCTCACGGAACTTGAAGATTTTCTGAGGATACTGGACAAGGAGAACttgagcagcactgctgtggtgAAGAAGAGCTTCCTCTCTGACCTTCTGAAAGTCTACACCAAGTCCAGTG GTGGTGATGAGGAGTATATTTATATGAACAAAGTGACAGTCCATAAACAGCAGGGTGACCAAGAGAAACAAGACAAAG TGCTGGATCAGAAGAACTCCCTGACTAATGGAGACTCAGGACTGCATTTGTCACCTCCTCAGAAGAGCCTGCCAGACCTCCCCCCTCCAAAG ATTctggaaacaaaacaaccaCCGGTCCCCAAGATTGAATCCCCAGAGGGATATTACGAAGAGGCTGAGCCCTATGACATCTCTGTAAATG ATGGTGAAGCTGTTAGCAGTTCCTACGAATCTTACGAtgaggaagagagcagcaaaGGCAAGTCAGCAACCCATCAGTGGCCATCCCCAGAGGCCACCATTGAGCTGATGAAGGATGCCCGCATCTGTGCCTTCCTGTGGAGAAAGAAGTGGCTGGGACAGTGGGCAAAACAGCTGTGTGTTATCAAGGACACCAGGCTGCTG TGCTACAAGAGCTCCAAAGACCACAACCCCCAGCTCGATGTGAATTTGCTGGGCTGCACAGTCATTCACAAGGAAAAGCAAGTGAGGAAGAAAGAGCACAAGCTGAAGATCATCCCCACGAACGCTGATGTCATcgtgctggggctgcagagcaaAGACCAGGCAGAGCAGTGGCTCAGG GTAATCCAAGAGACCAGTGGTCTGCTCTGTGAAGGAGGCAGTGAAGGCAACCAGTACATCCCAGACTCGCAGCGTCTCACTTACCCAAAG GTGGAAGTGTCTGAGAGATACTCTGCAGCCTCCGAGAGCGGGAGCAGCACCGATGGCCACACCGAGACAGCTGAGGCAAAAGATG TTAAGAAAAAGGGCACGACTGGCCTGAAACTCAGCAACCTGATGAACCTCGGGAGGAAGAAGTCCAGCTCCCTGGATAGCCCAGAGAGATCCCTGGAGACCTCAA GTTACCTGAATGTGCTGGTGAACAGCCAATGGAAGTCACGGTGGTGTCAGATAAAGGATGGGCACCTCCATTTCTACCAGGACAAGAACCGAAGCAaactggctcagcagcccctgagTCTGGCAGGTTGTGAGATcatcccagagcccagccctgatCATCTTTACTCCTTCCGCATCCTGCACAACGGGGAAGAACGGCTTGTTCTGGAG GCAAAGTCCTCAGAGGAAATGGGCCACTGGCTGGGCCTCCTCTTGTCGGAGTCAGGCTCGAAAACAGACCCAGAGGAATTTACCTATGATTACGTGGATGCTGACAGGGTTTCCTGCATTGTGAGCGCTGCGAAGAATTCCTTCTT CCTAATGCAGAGGAAATACTCTGAGCCCAATGCCTACATCGACAGCCTGCCCAAGGGCAGGGTGCAGCAGGACGAGCTGTACGACGACGTGGATCTGCCAGACCTGCCTGTG GAAGAAGTACCCAAGAGTGAGAGCAAACTGGAGGGGGATCAAGACAGAGTGTATCTGGATCTCACCCCAGTGAAGTCCTTActacactgtgctggcaagatGTCATGCCAGTCTTCCCCCCTCAGCTCACCATCTCTAGAAAGGACTGCCAGCAAGGCTGCCCCAGAGAGCACAGCTGAGACAGCCCCCATGGCTGTGGAAGCTGAGCCCTGTACTAAGGCAGCAGAGACCTCAGAGCAG AAACAGCCAGAGAAGCCAGAGCCCGAGGAGGCTCTGCCACGTGTCCCTGCTATCAAAATCCAGACCCAGCAGCAGAACACTCCCGAGGTGCCAGCGGGCACAGTTCCAGTGGGCAGTCCCCAGCTGGTGCCTGCACACCGGCCCAAGATGCCACTGCCAG cagtggaaaccaAGCTGGGCAAGAACAGGACAGAGGCAGAGGTGAAACGGTTCACAGAGGAGAAGGAACggctggagaaggagaaggatgAAATCCGAGCTCAGCTCACCCAGCTGCGCAAGGAGAGACGGGAGCTGAAGGAAATGCTTGGTGGCAGCACAG AcaagagcctggagcagaggctgaagGAGATAGATGAAGAAtgcaaaaggaaggaaagccaGAGGGTGGACCTGGAGCTGAGCCTGGTGGAAGTGAAGGAGAACCTGAAGAAGGCAGAGTCTGGCCCGGTGACACTGGGCACAGCAGTGGACACCACACACCTGGAGAACACAGCCCCACGG GTTCAGGCAAAGAGTGCCAGTCCAGCAAACAGCGCAGAGAACTCACCGGTCAATTCAGCAACGGCTTTAAAGAACCGGCCTTTGTCTGTTATGGTCACGGGGAAGGGAACAGTCCTACAGAAAGCTAAG gaatgggagaaaaagggaGCTAGTTAG
- the AFAP1L2 gene encoding actin filament-associated protein 1-like 2 isoform X5, producing MNKVTVHKQQGDQEKQDKVLDQKNSLTNGDSGLHLSPPQKSLPDLPPPKILETKQPPVPKIESPEGYYEEAEPYDISVNGLFGRLAAAGPRPGLQVTEGVIYATITMEDGEAVSSSYESYDEEESSKGKSATHQWPSPEATIELMKDARICAFLWRKKWLGQWAKQLCVIKDTRLLCYKSSKDHNPQLDVNLLGCTVIHKEKQVRKKEHKLKIIPTNADVIVLGLQSKDQAEQWLRVIQETSGLLCEGGSEGNQYIPDSQRLTYPKVEVSERYSAASESGSSTDGHTETAEAKDVKKKGTTGLKLSNLMNLGRKKSSSLDSPERSLETSSYLNVLVNSQWKSRWCQIKDGHLHFYQDKNRSKLAQQPLSLAGCEIIPEPSPDHLYSFRILHNGEERLVLEAKSSEEMGHWLGLLLSESGSKTDPEEFTYDYVDADRVSCIVSAAKNSFFLMQRKYSEPNAYIDSLPKGRVQQDELYDDVDLPDLPVEEVPKSESKLEGDQDRVYLDLTPVKSLLHCAGKMSCQSSPLSSPSLERTASKAAPESTAETAPMAVEAEPCTKAAETSEQKQPEKPEPEEALPRVPAIKIQTQQQNTPEVPAGTVPVGSPQLVPAHRPKMPLPAVETKLGKNRTEAEVKRFTEEKERLEKEKDEIRAQLTQLRKERRELKEMLGGSTDKSLEQRLKEIDEECKRKESQRVDLELSLVEVKENLKKAESGPVTLGTAVDTTHLENTAPRVQAKSASPANSAENSPVNSATALKNRPLSVMVTGKGTVLQKAKEWEKKGAS from the exons ATGAACAAAGTGACAGTCCATAAACAGCAGGGTGACCAAGAGAAACAAGACAAAG TGCTGGATCAGAAGAACTCCCTGACTAATGGAGACTCAGGACTGCATTTGTCACCTCCTCAGAAGAGCCTGCCAGACCTCCCCCCTCCAAAG ATTctggaaacaaaacaaccaCCGGTCCCCAAGATTGAATCCCCAGAGGGATATTACGAAGAGGCTGAGCCCTATGACATCTCTGTAAATG GTCTTTTTGGTAGGCTTGCTGCGGCTGGACCCAGGCCAGGGTTGCAGGTTACTGAGGGCGTTATTTATGCCACAATTACTATGG AAGATGGTGAAGCTGTTAGCAGTTCCTACGAATCTTACGAtgaggaagagagcagcaaaGGCAAGTCAGCAACCCATCAGTGGCCATCCCCAGAGGCCACCATTGAGCTGATGAAGGATGCCCGCATCTGTGCCTTCCTGTGGAGAAAGAAGTGGCTGGGACAGTGGGCAAAACAGCTGTGTGTTATCAAGGACACCAGGCTGCTG TGCTACAAGAGCTCCAAAGACCACAACCCCCAGCTCGATGTGAATTTGCTGGGCTGCACAGTCATTCACAAGGAAAAGCAAGTGAGGAAGAAAGAGCACAAGCTGAAGATCATCCCCACGAACGCTGATGTCATcgtgctggggctgcagagcaaAGACCAGGCAGAGCAGTGGCTCAGG GTAATCCAAGAGACCAGTGGTCTGCTCTGTGAAGGAGGCAGTGAAGGCAACCAGTACATCCCAGACTCGCAGCGTCTCACTTACCCAAAG GTGGAAGTGTCTGAGAGATACTCTGCAGCCTCCGAGAGCGGGAGCAGCACCGATGGCCACACCGAGACAGCTGAGGCAAAAGATG TTAAGAAAAAGGGCACGACTGGCCTGAAACTCAGCAACCTGATGAACCTCGGGAGGAAGAAGTCCAGCTCCCTGGATAGCCCAGAGAGATCCCTGGAGACCTCAA GTTACCTGAATGTGCTGGTGAACAGCCAATGGAAGTCACGGTGGTGTCAGATAAAGGATGGGCACCTCCATTTCTACCAGGACAAGAACCGAAGCAaactggctcagcagcccctgagTCTGGCAGGTTGTGAGATcatcccagagcccagccctgatCATCTTTACTCCTTCCGCATCCTGCACAACGGGGAAGAACGGCTTGTTCTGGAG GCAAAGTCCTCAGAGGAAATGGGCCACTGGCTGGGCCTCCTCTTGTCGGAGTCAGGCTCGAAAACAGACCCAGAGGAATTTACCTATGATTACGTGGATGCTGACAGGGTTTCCTGCATTGTGAGCGCTGCGAAGAATTCCTTCTT CCTAATGCAGAGGAAATACTCTGAGCCCAATGCCTACATCGACAGCCTGCCCAAGGGCAGGGTGCAGCAGGACGAGCTGTACGACGACGTGGATCTGCCAGACCTGCCTGTG GAAGAAGTACCCAAGAGTGAGAGCAAACTGGAGGGGGATCAAGACAGAGTGTATCTGGATCTCACCCCAGTGAAGTCCTTActacactgtgctggcaagatGTCATGCCAGTCTTCCCCCCTCAGCTCACCATCTCTAGAAAGGACTGCCAGCAAGGCTGCCCCAGAGAGCACAGCTGAGACAGCCCCCATGGCTGTGGAAGCTGAGCCCTGTACTAAGGCAGCAGAGACCTCAGAGCAG AAACAGCCAGAGAAGCCAGAGCCCGAGGAGGCTCTGCCACGTGTCCCTGCTATCAAAATCCAGACCCAGCAGCAGAACACTCCCGAGGTGCCAGCGGGCACAGTTCCAGTGGGCAGTCCCCAGCTGGTGCCTGCACACCGGCCCAAGATGCCACTGCCAG cagtggaaaccaAGCTGGGCAAGAACAGGACAGAGGCAGAGGTGAAACGGTTCACAGAGGAGAAGGAACggctggagaaggagaaggatgAAATCCGAGCTCAGCTCACCCAGCTGCGCAAGGAGAGACGGGAGCTGAAGGAAATGCTTGGTGGCAGCACAG AcaagagcctggagcagaggctgaagGAGATAGATGAAGAAtgcaaaaggaaggaaagccaGAGGGTGGACCTGGAGCTGAGCCTGGTGGAAGTGAAGGAGAACCTGAAGAAGGCAGAGTCTGGCCCGGTGACACTGGGCACAGCAGTGGACACCACACACCTGGAGAACACAGCCCCACGG GTTCAGGCAAAGAGTGCCAGTCCAGCAAACAGCGCAGAGAACTCACCGGTCAATTCAGCAACGGCTTTAAAGAACCGGCCTTTGTCTGTTATGGTCACGGGGAAGGGAACAGTCCTACAGAAAGCTAAG gaatgggagaaaaagggaGCTAGTTAG